ACcgtttattttattcagtacTGTGTGTACCGTTAGTTGCAATTCTTTATCTTCATGTTGTCTTTTATTCAGGTGACTTTTGGCCGTATTTACGAGGTCTTTCATCGCGAGGTATCGGTCGCTTTCTGCCATCGTCTCCACTGATTTCATCTTCTTCTCGATATCTGTCATCTGTTCCTCTGtgctctttattttctgttgaaaatgaTCTTTGTCGTTTTGTagtttctccttctccttcgtCAGAAATTCAGCGGCCTGCTCCAAGTCTTTTTGTTCTTGTTCCCTCCTCTGTAACATTTCTTCAAGTTGCACCTTTTTCTCCTCCAAA
This genomic interval from Plectropomus leopardus isolate mb unplaced genomic scaffold, YSFRI_Pleo_2.0 unplaced_scaffold8848, whole genome shotgun sequence contains the following:
- the LOC121940495 gene encoding trichohyalin-like, translated to MESLEEKKVQLEEMLQRREQEQKDLEQAAEFLTKEKEKLQNDKDHFQQKIKSTEEQMTDIEKKMKSVETMAESDRYLAMKDLVNTAKSHLNKRQHEDKELQLTVHTVLNKINGLLAGATERKEAAEKHNEKIKEQLQQIEKQKDEIQRKLLS